TGACACAGTTGGACAAGGCGAAGGACTGGTGGAAAGGCGCGGTGATCTATCAGGTCTATCCGCGCAGCTATCAGGACACGACGGGGGACGGGACGGGCGATCTGGCGGGCATCACCGACAGGTTGGACTACATCGCCTCGCTCGGGGCGGATGCGGTCTGGATCTCGCCCTTCTTCCGGTCGCCGATGAAGGATTTCGGCTATGATGTCAGCGATTACCGCGACATCGACCCGATCTTCGGGACCATGTCCGATTTCGATACGCTCGTGTTGCGTGCGCATGAACTCGGGCTGAAGGTGCTGATCGATCTGGTGCTGTCGCACAGCTCGGACCAGCATCCCTGGTTCGTCGAAAGCCGCGCCAGCCGCGACAATCCCAGGGCCGACTGGTATGTCTGGTCCGATCCGAAGCCGGACGGGACGCCGCCGAATAATTGGCTGTCGATCTTCGGCGGCTCTGCCTGGCAGTGGGATTCCCGGCGTGAGCAGTATTATCTGCATAATTTCCTGACCGCGCAGCCCGATCTGAATTTTCACAACCCGGATGTGCAGCAGGCGCTTCTCGATGTGGCGAAGTTCTGGCTGGAACGTGGCGTGGACGGGTTCCGGCTGGATACGATCAACTTCTACACCCATGACGCCGAGCTGCGCGACAACCCGGCCCTGCCGCCGGAAGAGCGTAACGACCAGACCGCGCCCAAGGTGAACCCCTATAATCACCAGCTGCATCTCTATGACAAATCGCGCCCCGAGAACCTGATCTTCCTCGAAAAGCTGCGTGCGGTGATGGAGCCTTACAACGCCGCCGCCGTTGGCGAGATCGGCGACAGCCAGCGCGGGTTGGAGCTCTTGGGCGAATACACGTCAGGCGATAAGCGGATGCATATGTCCTATGCGTTCGAGTTTCTCTCGGGCCGCGACCTGACGGCGCAGCGCGTCATAGATGTGTTCGAAGACGTGGCTGAAAAGGCCCCGGACGGCTGGCCTTGCTGGGCGTTTTCCAATCACGACGTGGTGCGCCACGCGACACGCTGGGGGCTCAGCGACGCTGCCGTTGCCGCCTATGCGCATGTTCTGCTGGGGATGCGCGGATCGGTCTGCATATATCAGGGCGAAGAGCTTGGGCTGCGCGAGGCGGATGTGCCTTTCGAAGCGTTGCAAGACCCGTATGGCATCGAGTTCTGGCCTGAATTCAAGGGCCGCGACGGCTGCCGGACTCCGATGGTCTGGCAGGCGCAATCCAATACCAATGCCGGTTTTACCACCGGCGTGCCGTGGCTGCCGATCCCGGCCGAGCATCTTTCGCTCGCCGTGTCCGAGCAGGACCAGCGCGCCGGCTCGGCGCTGAACCATTACCGCAACGCCATCGCGCTGCGCCACAAGCATCGCGCCTTGCAGACCGGCACGCAGGAGCTGCGGGCCGAGCGCAACGTGCTGACCATCGAACGGCGCGAGAATGACGACCGCGTCACGCTGCGCATCAACCTGTCCGACACGGATGCGGACGGGCTGGGACCGTGGCAGGTCGAGATCACTGAAGCATAGCCGGACCGCAACCGGGGGGAGAACAACATGGCCGATCTGAAGCTGACGGATATCGCCAAATCCTATGGCGACGTGAATGTGCTGCGGAATATCGATCTCGACATCAAATCGGGCGAGTTCATTGTCTTTGTCGGCCCCTCTGGCTGCGGCAAATCCACGCTTCTGCGCATGATCGCGGGGCTGGAACGGATCACCGGCGGCACGCTGGAGATCGACGGGGAGAAAATGAACGATATTCCGCCCAGCCAGCGCGGTATCGCGATGGTGTTCCAGTCCTACGCGCTCTATCCGCATATGACGGTGCGCGACAATATGGCCTTCGCGCTGAAGATCGCAGGCCAGTCCAAGGATCAGATCCAGCAGGCCACCGACCGCGCCGGAAAGATGCTGCAACTGACGCCCTATCTGGACCGCCTGCCGAAGGCGCTGTCGGGCGGTCAGCGGCAGCGCGTGGCCATCGGCCGGGCCATCGTGCGCGACCCGAAGGTTTATCTCTTCGACGAGCCGCTTTCAAACCTTGATGCCGCATTGCGCGTGGCGACGCGGATCGAGATCGCGCAGCTCAAGGAATCGATGCCTGACCGCACGATGATCTATGTCACCCACGACCAGACCGAGG
This genomic window from Paracoccus sediminicola contains:
- a CDS encoding ABC transporter ATP-binding protein; translated protein: MADLKLTDIAKSYGDVNVLRNIDLDIKSGEFIVFVGPSGCGKSTLLRMIAGLERITGGTLEIDGEKMNDIPPSQRGIAMVFQSYALYPHMTVRDNMAFALKIAGQSKDQIQQATDRAGKMLQLTPYLDRLPKALSGGQRQRVAIGRAIVRDPKVYLFDEPLSNLDAALRVATRIEIAQLKESMPDRTMIYVTHDQTEAMTLADRIVVLAGGGIAQVGAPLELYERPVNEFVAQFIGSPAMNLLPGRITGTGARTSVRLDGGGECEVAIPTKPEDEGMQVNLGVRPEDMRITDGPSLFEGKVDLTEALGEVTLLYFGTGQEADPVIAKLPGIHSQLNHQTVRLTADPEVMHLFHEGNSLLYRDGPPPPRPSETPEPAGGEDLDEVVKPTPAR
- a CDS encoding alpha-glucosidase, whose amino-acid sequence is MTQLDKAKDWWKGAVIYQVYPRSYQDTTGDGTGDLAGITDRLDYIASLGADAVWISPFFRSPMKDFGYDVSDYRDIDPIFGTMSDFDTLVLRAHELGLKVLIDLVLSHSSDQHPWFVESRASRDNPRADWYVWSDPKPDGTPPNNWLSIFGGSAWQWDSRREQYYLHNFLTAQPDLNFHNPDVQQALLDVAKFWLERGVDGFRLDTINFYTHDAELRDNPALPPEERNDQTAPKVNPYNHQLHLYDKSRPENLIFLEKLRAVMEPYNAAAVGEIGDSQRGLELLGEYTSGDKRMHMSYAFEFLSGRDLTAQRVIDVFEDVAEKAPDGWPCWAFSNHDVVRHATRWGLSDAAVAAYAHVLLGMRGSVCIYQGEELGLREADVPFEALQDPYGIEFWPEFKGRDGCRTPMVWQAQSNTNAGFTTGVPWLPIPAEHLSLAVSEQDQRAGSALNHYRNAIALRHKHRALQTGTQELRAERNVLTIERRENDDRVTLRINLSDTDADGLGPWQVEITEA